In the genome of Leptospira koniambonensis, one region contains:
- a CDS encoding prolipoprotein diacylglyceryl transferase family protein, whose amino-acid sequence MEFDILNDLHRIGVYSFILMSVYSLKKASKWMGVPKFLLLLIIVNFVCILGCKVFYVLEIWGRIWYFENTFVNSVKIVFFTWDGFNRVGQLGLWSAFVSGSGRSLLGAIVFFYFAIRLFCKISNEKGIDEYMNLLLPGALLGISIGKIGCWISGDGDFGQVVGFHLPPLSLAYSTADGAIVDTYGMSVLNLPFIEIILFVSLSILFIISPLKLEKNRDFFSITLLFYLGLRFVLGFLSLESPFFGPYENLDLSALKSGEDLRTYHWQGITFRQLVAIIYITNVLIKTKLIRKIIIKPW is encoded by the coding sequence TTGGAATTCGATATTCTGAACGATCTACATAGGATTGGAGTTTATTCGTTCATACTAATGTCTGTTTATTCTCTTAAGAAAGCAAGTAAGTGGATGGGGGTACCGAAATTCCTTCTATTATTAATCATTGTAAATTTCGTTTGTATATTAGGGTGCAAAGTCTTCTACGTATTGGAAATCTGGGGTAGAATTTGGTACTTTGAAAATACGTTTGTTAATTCGGTAAAAATTGTTTTTTTTACTTGGGATGGTTTTAATAGAGTTGGGCAATTGGGTCTTTGGAGCGCATTTGTCTCAGGAAGTGGTCGCTCTCTCCTTGGAGCAATAGTATTTTTCTATTTTGCGATTAGACTTTTCTGTAAAATCTCAAATGAAAAGGGAATTGATGAATACATGAATTTGCTTTTACCCGGAGCTTTATTAGGAATCTCGATAGGTAAGATTGGATGCTGGATATCTGGGGATGGAGATTTTGGTCAAGTAGTAGGATTTCATTTACCGCCATTAAGTCTCGCATATTCTACAGCAGATGGGGCAATTGTGGATACGTATGGAATGTCTGTCCTAAATTTACCTTTTATTGAGATAATTCTATTTGTTAGTCTATCTATTTTGTTCATTATATCACCACTAAAGTTGGAAAAAAACCGGGACTTCTTCTCAATTACTCTTCTTTTTTATTTAGGGCTTCGTTTTGTTCTAGGTTTCTTATCACTTGAATCGCCTTTCTTTGGCCCATATGAAAATTTGGATCTTTCGGCTTTAAAGTCAGGAGAAGATCTTAGAACATATCATTGGCAGGGAATCACTTTTCGCCAATTGGTAGCGATCATTTATATTACTAATGTTCTTATAAAGACAAAGCTAATTCGCAAGATCATCATCAAACCTTGGTAA
- a CDS encoding sterol desaturase family protein, translating to MNEALRTQYSPMVLILLSTMIFLFLERRYPGRELPKSKGWYWRAIFINVLQLLLIGLGGLTWNKYFREYTIFHFGHWNNPVIEGLFYWFIGTFIFYWWHRLRHANGFWLIFHQIHHSPSRIEAITSFYKHPIEIAADSIITGFFIYCFFGGSAEAGAWCSFFGATGEYFYHSNIATPKWIGYFLQRPEHHSIHHQLDVHKYNYGDITWWDRLFGTFQEAEHFAERCGFPDDNEKYLKEMLFFRDVY from the coding sequence ATGAACGAAGCTTTGAGAACTCAGTATTCGCCCATGGTATTAATACTATTAAGTACGATGATATTCCTTTTTCTTGAGCGTAGATACCCAGGACGAGAGCTTCCGAAATCTAAAGGTTGGTATTGGCGCGCCATTTTCATTAATGTGTTACAATTATTATTGATAGGACTTGGTGGATTAACCTGGAACAAATATTTTAGAGAATATACAATTTTTCATTTTGGCCATTGGAATAATCCTGTCATTGAAGGTTTGTTCTATTGGTTTATAGGAACTTTTATTTTTTATTGGTGGCATCGCCTTAGACACGCAAACGGGTTTTGGTTAATATTTCATCAAATACATCATAGCCCAAGTCGGATTGAAGCAATTACCTCTTTTTACAAACATCCGATAGAGATAGCAGCTGATTCCATAATAACTGGATTTTTCATTTATTGTTTTTTCGGGGGATCTGCTGAAGCAGGAGCATGGTGTTCATTCTTTGGAGCGACAGGGGAATACTTCTATCATTCAAATATTGCAACTCCTAAATGGATTGGATATTTTCTTCAGCGCCCTGAACATCATTCAATTCATCATCAACTTGATGTCCATAAATACAATTATGGAGATATTACTTGGTGGGATCGTCTTTTTGGGACTTTTCAAGAAGCCGAACATTTTGCTGAACGATGCGGGTTTCCTGATGATAATGAAAAATATCTCAAGGAAATGTTATTCTTTCGAGATGTGTATTAG
- a CDS encoding CPBP family intramembrane glutamic endopeptidase, with protein sequence MYPKIKNIITVTIALFLFQVAVSVPFILLKKSGALEVSNDYFLIIVNSVTILSVSFYAFRKSNLSFSSMLEIKPNFYKFLLSILGVCLFLQILGSFLSHLIFINSSVSQSFVKSVSQYIPGNTFLLYFLGVVVAPITEELYFRGFVFAGLSKNYSWKIALIVSAGLFALFHINPSQMVAAIIIGLFSGYVLYISNNILLSIVIHCFYNGLTLFSSFAIAKFDLHNSVFNIKLGWYVIDIVDISSIILLIISLPYFLRYSREMKLELENNQNGIQANV encoded by the coding sequence ATGTATCCAAAAATTAAAAATATAATAACTGTAACAATCGCACTTTTCCTTTTTCAGGTTGCGGTAAGTGTTCCATTTATTCTTCTGAAAAAATCAGGTGCATTGGAAGTTTCAAATGATTACTTTCTCATAATTGTGAATAGTGTAACTATTCTTTCCGTTTCTTTTTACGCTTTTCGCAAAAGTAATCTTAGTTTCTCTTCAATGTTGGAGATAAAACCTAATTTCTATAAATTTCTACTGAGTATTTTGGGAGTCTGTCTTTTTCTACAAATCTTGGGATCCTTTTTATCTCATTTAATTTTTATAAATAGTTCTGTTTCTCAGTCTTTTGTAAAATCTGTTTCACAGTATATACCAGGGAATACATTCCTATTATATTTTTTGGGAGTGGTTGTAGCACCTATTACTGAAGAACTTTACTTTAGGGGTTTTGTATTCGCTGGGCTCTCGAAAAATTATTCTTGGAAAATTGCTCTAATAGTATCAGCAGGATTATTTGCGCTGTTTCATATCAATCCCTCACAGATGGTTGCGGCCATTATAATAGGTTTATTCTCAGGATATGTTTTATATATCAGTAATAATATTCTTCTCTCTATTGTTATACATTGCTTTTATAACGGATTAACTTTATTCTCATCCTTCGCGATTGCAAAATTCGATTTACATAATAGTGTTTTCAATATAAAACTAGGCTGGTATGTGATAGATATAGTCGATATATCTTCTATCATTCTTCTTATAATTTCTTTACCATACTTTCTGAGATATAGTAGAGAGATGAAATTAGAATTAGAGAATAATCAAAACGGTATACAAGCAAACGT